The Halostella limicola genome includes the window GGCGTCGACGGCGTCGGCGACGTCCTCGTGGGTCGCCTCGCGGGGGTTCTCGTAGTAGCCGAGCCGCACCGCGGCGTCGAGTATCTCGCGCTGCCGGGCAGTGAGGGTGCCGAACAGGTCGTCGACCTGCGGCGCGTGGTCCCCGGTCTCCAGCACCTCGATCTCGTAGGCGTCGCTGTCCATCGGTATCGCGCCGGCGAAGGCCCCCTCGTCGCCGACGAACGTGATCTCCAGCGAGCCGTCCTCCGCGACGTCGTACGGCATCTCCATCATCAGCTCCGACTCGCGGCGCTGTTCCAGCATCCGGCGAGTGAGGTCCGTCGGCTCGTACTGGGTGTAGGAGTACCACCACCCGTCCGCGCCGGTGACCGCGAAGTCGACGACGGAGCGGGCCTGCTCCAGTATCTCCTCGTAGCGGTCGCGGTCGCCGCGGGCCTCCGCCAGGAGGACCGCCGTGCCGTCGTCCAGCAGTTCGTTGCGGTGGATCGCCTCCCGCGTGACCGACGGTTCGTCGGCGAGCGCCTGCCCGAGCGGGTGGAACGCCGTCCCCTCGGTCGGCGTGATCCGAACCGTGACGTAGCGCATACCCGGAGGTTCCCCGCTCGGTGTCAAATATCTACGGGGAACTGGTTCGGCGGTACTTAAACCCGCCTCGCATCCCGCGCACCACCCTTACCGAGCGACCGGCCGTAGGTTCACCCGCATGCCCCCAGAGAACACGGCCGCCGAACGACCGCGGGAGTCCCGCCCGACGCGGGGCGACCGACCGGCCGCGGTCCGCGACCCGCCCGGTCCGCGAGGGCTCCCCCTGCTCGGCAACACCCACCAGTGGATCCGCGGCCCCATCGAGTTCAAGGAGCGGTGCGCCGACTACGGCCGGGTCGTCAACTACGAGATCATGGGCACGGACGCGTACATGCTCACCCATCCTGACGACGTCGAGCGTGTGCTCG containing:
- a CDS encoding helix-turn-helix domain-containing protein; its protein translation is MRYVTVRITPTEGTAFHPLGQALADEPSVTREAIHRNELLDDGTAVLLAEARGDRDRYEEILEQARSVVDFAVTGADGWWYSYTQYEPTDLTRRMLEQRRESELMMEMPYDVAEDGSLEITFVGDEGAFAGAIPMDSDAYEIEVLETGDHAPQVDDLFGTLTARQREILDAAVRLGYYENPREATHEDVADAVDASPSTVGEHLRKVESSVFSQFVRTGATDDRRPTP